The Acidimicrobiales bacterium genome segment CCGTGTTGCAGGAAGACCTCCAGAAGCAGGTGTCGCCGCAACAGATCGAGGAGTTCTACCGGGGCAACCCGCAGTACTTCGAGCAGTTCTGCGCCCGCCAGATCGTCACCGGTGGCTTCTCGGGCGAGGCACCGCCCCCGCCCGACCAGGAGGCGGCGGCCAAAGCCACAGCGGACGACATCAAGCGCCGCCTCGACACAGGCCAGGACTTCGCCGCCATCGCCCGGGCCGAGTCGAAGGACACGGCCACCGCAACCAGCGGCGGCGACCTCGGCTGCGTGCCCGGCAGCGCCTTCCCGCCCGAAGCCCAGGCTGCCGTGAGCGAGGCGGCACCGGCCCAAGTTGTGGGCCCCATCCGCACCGACCGCGGCCACTACCTCATCCAGGTGCAGTCGAAGAAGACACAACCGATCGAAGAGGTGGCCGACCAGATCCGCCAGTTCCTCGAATCCCAGGCCGGCAACGCCCTCACCACCTTCCTGCAGGAGACGCTGGCCAAAGCGAAGATCGAGGTGAACCCCCGCTACGGGCGCTTCGACCGCGAAGGGCAACGTCCTGGCGTGGTGCCGCCCGACCTGCCTGCCACGTCGACGACGACGCCGGCCGAGCCGGCAGAAGGCGTGCCTCTCCAGTGACCCCTCGGGTCGTGGTGGCCGGGCTCGGCCCGGCGGGCCCCGACCTGTTGACGGTGGCCACGCAGGCCGCCATCGAACGCATCCCCCGTCGTTTCCTGCGCACCCGGAGGCACCCGGCCGCCGACGCCGTGGCCGACGCCGCCGGCTTCGACGAGCTGTACGACGCGGCCGACACGCTCGACGCCGTCTACGCCGGGATCGTGACCGCGTTGGTCGACGCCGCCGAGGAGAACGGTGAGGTGCTCTACCTCGTGCCCGGCTCGCCGGTCGTGGCCGAGCGTGCGGTGGAGCTCCTGCGCACCGACGACCGGGTCCAGGTCGAGGTGCTGCCCGCCCTGTCGTTCCTCGACCTTGTGCAGTCCCACATCGGCGCCGCGGGGCGGCTGGTCGACGGCCATCGCTTCGCCGTCGAGGCGGCGGGGGAGACGGGGCCGCTCGTCGTGTCGCAATGCGACACCAAGCTCGTCCTCTCCGACATCAAGCTCGCCGTCGACGACGGGCCGACGGTCACCGTCCTCCAGCGCCTCGGCCTGCCCGACGAAGCGGTGTTCACCGTGGCGTGGGACGAGCTCGACCGGGCCTTCGAGCCCGACCACCTCACGTCGTTGTTCATCCCCGCCTTGGCGTCGCCCGTGGCCGCCGAGCTGGTGCGCTTCGCCGAGCTCGTGCGCACCCTGCGGGAGAAGTGCCCGTGGGACCAGGAGCAGACGCACCGCACCTTGACCCGGCACCTGCTGGAGGAGACCTACGAAGTCCTGGAAGCCATCGAGGCGGGCGACCCCGACCACTTGTGCGAGGAACTCGGAGACCTGCTGTTCCAGGTCTTCTTCCACGCCACCTTGGGGGCCGAGTCGGGCGACTTCGACCTGGCGGAGGTTGCCCGCGGCATCCACGACAAGTTGGTGCGCCGCCACCCCCACGTCTTCGGCACCGTCGCAGCCGACACCGCCGACCAAGTCGTCACCAACTGGGAGCAGATCAAGAAGGCCGAGAAGGGGCGCTCGTCGATGATGGACGGCATCCCCGGCGACCTGCCGTCGCTGCTGCACGCCCACAAGGTGCAGCGCAAGGCGGCCTCGGTGGGCTTCGACTGGCCGTCGGTCGACGACGTGTACCCCAAGGTGGCCGAGGAGTTGGCCGAGTTGCAGGCGGAGCCGTCCGACGAAGAGTTGGGCGACCTCTTGTTCGCCGTGGTCAACGTGGCCCGCCACCTCGACATCGACCCCGAGGCGGCGTTGCGAGGTGCGACGGCCAAGTTCCGCGACCGCTTCCGGGGCGTCGAATCGCTGGCCGCCGAACGGGGCATCGACTTGGCCACCGCAGGCTTGCCCGTGCTGGATTCCCTCTGGGACGAGGTCAAGGCCTGGTAACTTTGTCAACATCTACAACAGGAGCCACAGCAGACCGTGAGCGGCATCGAGCACATCGTGGGGCGGGAAGTCCTCGACTCCCGTGGCAACCCGACCGTGGAGGTCGAGGTGTTCCTGGAGTCGGGCGCCAAGGGCCGGGCCATCGTGCCGTCGGGCGCCTCGACCGGCACCTTCGAGGCCGTCGAACTGCGTGACGGCGGCGAGCGCTACAACGGCAAGGGCGTGCAGCAGGCCGTGGCCTTCGTCAACGACGAACTACGCGACCTGCTGGAGGACGTGGAGGCGCTCGACCAGCGCAGCGTCGACTCGATGATGATCGAGGCAGACGGCACCGACAACAAGGCCCACTTCGGGGCCAACGCCATCCTCGGGGTGAGCCTGGCCGTGGCCAAGGCGGCGGCCGACGAGCTCGACCTCCCCCTCTACCGCTACGTCGGCGGGGCCAACGCCTGCGTGCTGCCGGTGCCCATGTTGAACGTGGTCAACGGCGGCGCCCACGCCGACAACAACATCGACCTGCAGGAGTTCATGGTCATGCCCGTCGGCGCCGCGTCCTTCAGCGAGGCGCTGCGCTGGGGCACCGAGATCTATCACGTGCTCAAGAAGGTCCTGCACGACCGCGGCCTGTCCACCGCAGTGGGCGACGAGGGCGGCTTCGCCCCCGACCTCGGCACCAACGAGGACGCCGTGAAGCTGTTGGTCGAGGCCATCGAGAAGGCGGGACGGGTGCCCGGCGAGGAAGTGGCCATCGCCCTCGACCCGGCCAGTTCGGAGATCTACCGCGACGGCGTATACGACTTGGCGGGCGAAGGCCGCAAGCTGTCGTCCGACGACTTCGTGGGCTACTGGGTCGAACTGTGCGACCGCTACCCGATCGTGTCGATCGAAGACGGCATGGCCGAGGACGACTGGGACGGTTGGGCGGCCATGACCAAGGCGTTGGGCAGCCGCGTGCAGTTGGTGGGCGACGACCTGTTCGTCACCAACGTGGAGCGGCTGCAGCGGGGCATTGTTTCCGGCGTCGCCAACTCGATCCTGGTGAAGGTCAACCAGATCGGGACGTTGACCGAGACGCTGGAGACCGTGGGCCTCGCCACCCGGTCGGCCTACACCGCGGTGATGTCGCACCGCTCCGGCGAGACCGAGGACACCACCATCGCCGACTTGGCGGTGGCGACGAACTGCGGGCAGATCAAGACCGGCGCCCCCGCTCGCTCCGACCGGGTGGCCAAGTACAACCAGCTCCTGCGCATCGAAGAGGACTTGGGCGAATCCGCCGTCTTCCGGGGGCTGCGCCGGTGAAGCGTGCCGCCTGGCCCCTCATGGTGTCGGTGGTGATCGTGGGGATCCTGTTCCTCGCCGTCTTCCCGACCCGCACGTACCTGGGCCAGCGGCGCGACCTGGCCGCGACGCAGCAGCGGCTGGAGGTGCTGAACGCCGAGAACGCCCGCTTGGCGGCGCGGGTCGAGCGGCTCAACACCGACCAGGAGATCGAGCGGTTGGCCCGCGAGCAGTACAGCTTGGTGAAGCCGGGCGAGGAGGCCTACGCGATCCTGCCGTCGCCCCAGGCCGCCGCCGCAGTCCAAGCGGCGCCCGAGGAGGAGGCCGACGACCCCGGCTTCTGGTCGCGGGTGTGGGACGACGTCACCTTCTGGTCGTAGCGGGATT includes the following:
- a CDS encoding peptidylprolyl isomerase, whose protein sequence is MRRISVLLIAAVLALGASACGDVAPFAAKVNGERISVDELNRELEAVKANPKYLDALRASREQQGVSVLGTGTSGTFGSTFVAETLTRRIYFKLVHQEVERRKLPVTDEAVREAREQLAQSPEDKELYDAFPKEFLDEIARSTAEVTVLQEDLQKQVSPQQIEEFYRGNPQYFEQFCARQIVTGGFSGEAPPPPDQEAAAKATADDIKRRLDTGQDFAAIARAESKDTATATSGGDLGCVPGSAFPPEAQAAVSEAAPAQVVGPIRTDRGHYLIQVQSKKTQPIEEVADQIRQFLESQAGNALTTFLQETLAKAKIEVNPRYGRFDREGQRPGVVPPDLPATSTTTPAEPAEGVPLQ
- the mazG gene encoding nucleoside triphosphate pyrophosphohydrolase → MTPRVVVAGLGPAGPDLLTVATQAAIERIPRRFLRTRRHPAADAVADAAGFDELYDAADTLDAVYAGIVTALVDAAEENGEVLYLVPGSPVVAERAVELLRTDDRVQVEVLPALSFLDLVQSHIGAAGRLVDGHRFAVEAAGETGPLVVSQCDTKLVLSDIKLAVDDGPTVTVLQRLGLPDEAVFTVAWDELDRAFEPDHLTSLFIPALASPVAAELVRFAELVRTLREKCPWDQEQTHRTLTRHLLEETYEVLEAIEAGDPDHLCEELGDLLFQVFFHATLGAESGDFDLAEVARGIHDKLVRRHPHVFGTVAADTADQVVTNWEQIKKAEKGRSSMMDGIPGDLPSLLHAHKVQRKAASVGFDWPSVDDVYPKVAEELAELQAEPSDEELGDLLFAVVNVARHLDIDPEAALRGATAKFRDRFRGVESLAAERGIDLATAGLPVLDSLWDEVKAW
- the eno gene encoding phosphopyruvate hydratase, with the translated sequence MSGIEHIVGREVLDSRGNPTVEVEVFLESGAKGRAIVPSGASTGTFEAVELRDGGERYNGKGVQQAVAFVNDELRDLLEDVEALDQRSVDSMMIEADGTDNKAHFGANAILGVSLAVAKAAADELDLPLYRYVGGANACVLPVPMLNVVNGGAHADNNIDLQEFMVMPVGAASFSEALRWGTEIYHVLKKVLHDRGLSTAVGDEGGFAPDLGTNEDAVKLLVEAIEKAGRVPGEEVAIALDPASSEIYRDGVYDLAGEGRKLSSDDFVGYWVELCDRYPIVSIEDGMAEDDWDGWAAMTKALGSRVQLVGDDLFVTNVERLQRGIVSGVANSILVKVNQIGTLTETLETVGLATRSAYTAVMSHRSGETEDTTIADLAVATNCGQIKTGAPARSDRVAKYNQLLRIEEDLGESAVFRGLRR
- a CDS encoding septum formation initiator family protein encodes the protein MKRAAWPLMVSVVIVGILFLAVFPTRTYLGQRRDLAATQQRLEVLNAENARLAARVERLNTDQEIERLAREQYSLVKPGEEAYAILPSPQAAAAVQAAPEEEADDPGFWSRVWDDVTFWS